Proteins encoded in a region of the Marmota flaviventris isolate mMarFla1 chromosome 3, mMarFla1.hap1, whole genome shotgun sequence genome:
- the LOC114085865 gene encoding L-gulonolactone oxidase yields the protein MTQVHGHKGVRFQNWARTYGCCPEMYYQPTSVEEVREVLALARQQNKKVKVVGGGHSPSDIACTDGFMIHMGKMNRVLQVDKEKKQVTVEAGILLTDLHPQLDKHGLALSNLGAVSDVTAGGVIGSGTHNTGIKHGILATQVVALTLMTADGAILECSESSNAEVFQAARVHLGCLGVILTITLQCVPQFHLQETSFPSTLKEVLDNLDSHLKKSEYFRFLWFPHSENVSIIYQDHTNKPPSSSANWFWDYAVGFYLLEFLLWTSTFLPCLVGWINRFFFWLLFTRKKENSNLSHKIFTYECRFKQHVQDWAIPREKTEEALLELKTMLEAHPKVVAHYPVEVRFTRGDDILLSPCFQRDSCYMNIIMYRPYGKDVPRLDYWLAYETIMKKFGGRPHWAKAHNCTRKDFEKMYPAFPKFCAIREKLDPTGMFLNSYLEKVFY from the exons ATGACCCAA GTTCATGGGCATAAAGGGGTCCGGTTCCAAAACTGGGCAAGGACCTATGGCTGTTGCCCAGAGATGTACTATCAGCCCACATCTGTGGAAGAGGTTAGAGAG GTACTGGCCCTGGCCAGGCAGCAGAACAAGAAGGTGAAAGTGGTGGGTGGTGGCCACTCACCCTCGGACATTGCCTGCACTGATGGCTTCATGATCCACATGGGCAAAATGAACCGGGTTCTCCAG GTGGACAAGGAGAAGAAGCAGGTAACCGTGGAGGCTGGCATCCTCCTGACAGACCTGCACCCACAGCTGGACAAGCACGGCCTGGCTCTGTCCAA CCTGGGAGCTGTGTCAGATGTAACAGCAGGTGGCGTCATTGGATCCGGAACCCACAACACAGGGATCAAGCACGGCATCCTGGCCACTCAG GTGGTGGCACTGACTCTGATGACAGCTGATGGGGCGATTCTGGAATGTTCCGAGTCCAGCAACGCAGAGGTGTTCCAGGCCGCGCGGGTGCACCTGGGCTGCCTGGGAGTCATCCTCACCATCACCCTGCAGTGCGTGCCCCAGTTCCACCTGCAGGAGACGTCCTTCCCCTCAACCTTGAAGGAG GTCCTGGACAACCTGGACAGCCATCTGAAGAAGTCCGAGTACTTTCGCTTCCTCTGGTTCCCACACAGTGAGAACGTCAGCATCATCTACCAGGACCACACCAACAAG CCCCCCTCTTCTTCAGCCAACTGGTTTTGGGACTATGCTGTTGGATTCTATTTACTGGAGTTCCTGCTCTGGACCAG CACCTTCCTGCCTTGCCTCGTGGGCTGGATCAATCGCTTCTTCTTCTGGCTGCTGTTCACCCGCAAGAAGGAGAACAGCAACCTCAGCCACAAGATCTTCACCTACGAGTGTCGCTTCAAGCAGCACGTCCAGGACTGGGCCATTCCCAG AGAGAAGACCGAGGAGGCCCTCCTGGAGCTGAAGACCATGCTGGAAGCCCACCCCAAGGTGGTGGCCCACTACCCCGTGGAGGTGCGCTTCACACGGGGGGATGACATCCTGCTGAGCCCCTGCTTCCAGAGGGACAGCTGCTACATGAACATCATCATGTACAG gccctacGGCAAGGACGTGCCGCGGCTGGACTATTGGCTAGCCTACGAGACCATCATGAAGAAGTTCGGGGGCAGGCCCCACTGGGCCAAG GCCCACAACTGCACCAGGAAGGACTTTGAGAAAATGTATCCTGCCTTTCCAAAGTTCTGCGCCATCCGGGAAAAGCTGGACCCCACTGGGATGTTCCTGAATTCGTATCTGGAGAAGGTGTTCTACTGA